From the Pediococcus acidilactici genome, the window ATAAATTTTATAAGAAAAAAGCCGTTGTTACGCTAGTAATTACGGCTTTTTAGATATGTATATCATGATAAAATATGATCAATGAGTTTAGGATACGGAGGAAAAGTCGACGTGATAGAATTTAGAACAAAATCTCAAGAAACACTAGCCAAAAGAGGCTTTTTAAATAACATTATACAAGGTGATTCTATAGAAAAAATGTCTAAAATTCCAGATGATTCCGTGGATATGGTTTTAGTTGACTTACCCTACGGAACAACCCAAAATAAATGGGATAGTGTTATACCCTTGGATAAACTTTGGGAACAATATCATCGGATTGTAAAGTTGAATGGAGCTATGGTATTTACGGCATCTGGGGTGTTTACTGCCCGTTTAATGCTTTCAAATGTAAATGAATATAAGTATAAATATGTTTGGGAAAAGTCTAAAGCTACGAACTTTTTAAATGCAAAAAAGCAACCTTTGAGAAAGCATGAAGATATTCTTGTATTTTATAGAAGACAACCAACATATCATCCTCAGATGACTTATGGAGAAGCCTACTCTAAAGGAATACGAAAAGATCAGGTAACTGGATCATATGGTGACTTTCAACCGACGTTTGTTAAAAGCAAAGGTAGTCGATACCCGGTTGATGTACTTTATTTTAAAACTGCAGAAGCTGAAGGCCCAGTTCTGCATCCTACGCAGAAACCTGTAGAACTTGGTCGATATCTTATTAGAACATTCACTGACCCTGGCGATATAGTTCTTGATAATACTTCTGGATCAGGATCGTTCTTAGTAGCTGCGTTGAAAGAAGGGCGTAATTTTATTGGTATTGAAAAAAATAAGGATGTTGCTTTATTTAAGAAGCATCCGGTAGACTATATTGAAGTGACAAAGCGTAGAATAAAAGAAGCGATTACAACAATGAAAATAAATGAAAAAGAAACTTTAAAAAATGTTATTGCTGTAAACTTGACTAAGGAGGCGCATATCAATGAATGAGTCCAAGTTACTAGCTAATGAGCGTAGTGAGGGAGGTGAATTAATTGTAGAAATGAACTTACTATTTAATCGCTACAATTGGGGGATGAAGTCAGCTGTTGGCGAACTTTCACTTAAAACAGAATTT encodes:
- a CDS encoding site-specific DNA-methyltransferase; translated protein: MIEFRTKSQETLAKRGFLNNIIQGDSIEKMSKIPDDSVDMVLVDLPYGTTQNKWDSVIPLDKLWEQYHRIVKLNGAMVFTASGVFTARLMLSNVNEYKYKYVWEKSKATNFLNAKKQPLRKHEDILVFYRRQPTYHPQMTYGEAYSKGIRKDQVTGSYGDFQPTFVKSKGSRYPVDVLYFKTAEAEGPVLHPTQKPVELGRYLIRTFTDPGDIVLDNTSGSGSFLVAALKEGRNFIGIEKNKDVALFKKHPVDYIEVTKRRIKEAITTMKINEKETLKNVIAVNLTKEAHINE